From a region of the Kaistia sp. 32K genome:
- a CDS encoding DUF1254 domain-containing protein, with product MKAASILVAALSVLCLTQGAPAAETFEDKLVSTPTSPEVMAKGQEIDGYQLAVSAYAWGYPLVRMERVVRQYTDVPSPKPATSYRAPLNQIGWASELATPDAKDMPTANNDTYYMSAVVKLDRPYILSVPDTQDRYYVVNIFNMWQELEHYIGRRTTGTAAARYAIVPPGWKGDLPADVKRLDVTTDKVWLWGRLRIAQGEPVAPVLALQKQFRLEPLGGVASNDEAAALEPLPSIAGESLGFFKHLAAALKDNQVKPVDQALFAQFARIGLTENGFDPSKLSESTRKGLQRGLEDAPDVVVSSLASTAVNRNGWTWATGLDSFGFNYPLRAMVAGSYLGGNGEKEAMYPLRSTDSDGNLLSGANRYVIKFDREPPVNAFWSLTMYDDADKMLVANPIARYKVGTDTQGLVKAADGSITIPVQADKPDGDAAANWLPAPKGNFYVILRLYQPSDEILNGSYPLPQMRKVP from the coding sequence ATGAAAGCCGCTTCCATTCTCGTCGCCGCCCTTTCGGTGCTTTGCCTCACCCAGGGCGCACCGGCGGCCGAGACGTTCGAAGACAAGCTCGTGTCGACGCCGACCTCGCCGGAGGTGATGGCAAAAGGCCAGGAAATCGACGGATATCAGCTCGCCGTCTCCGCCTATGCCTGGGGGTATCCGCTTGTCCGAATGGAGCGGGTCGTCCGGCAATATACCGATGTGCCATCGCCGAAGCCCGCCACCAGCTATCGCGCGCCGCTGAACCAGATCGGCTGGGCGTCCGAACTCGCGACGCCCGACGCGAAGGACATGCCGACCGCCAACAACGACACCTACTACATGAGCGCGGTGGTCAAGCTGGACCGTCCCTACATCCTGTCGGTTCCGGACACGCAGGATCGCTACTATGTCGTGAACATCTTCAACATGTGGCAGGAGCTGGAGCACTATATCGGCCGGCGCACGACCGGCACGGCGGCGGCGCGCTACGCGATCGTACCTCCGGGCTGGAAGGGGGATCTCCCCGCCGACGTGAAACGCCTCGACGTGACGACGGATAAGGTGTGGCTATGGGGCCGGCTCCGGATCGCGCAGGGCGAGCCCGTGGCTCCGGTGCTGGCGTTGCAGAAGCAGTTCCGGCTCGAGCCCCTGGGCGGAGTGGCGTCGAACGACGAGGCGGCCGCGCTGGAACCGCTTCCCTCCATCGCGGGGGAGTCCCTCGGCTTCTTCAAGCATCTCGCGGCGGCCTTGAAGGACAACCAGGTCAAGCCGGTCGACCAGGCCCTGTTCGCGCAGTTCGCGAGGATCGGCCTGACGGAGAACGGCTTTGATCCGTCGAAACTATCCGAGTCGACGCGCAAGGGCCTTCAGCGCGGACTGGAGGATGCCCCGGACGTTGTCGTTTCGTCGCTTGCGAGCACGGCGGTCAACCGCAATGGGTGGACCTGGGCCACGGGCCTCGACAGCTTCGGCTTCAACTATCCCCTGCGCGCCATGGTGGCGGGCTCCTATCTCGGCGGGAACGGCGAGAAAGAGGCGATGTACCCGCTTCGCTCAACGGATTCGGACGGCAATCTGCTGAGCGGCGCCAATCGGTACGTCATCAAGTTCGACCGCGAGCCGCCGGTCAACGCCTTCTGGTCCCTCACCATGTACGACGATGCCGACAAGATGCTCGTGGCGAACCCGATCGCGCGATACAAGGTCGGCACGGACACGCAAGGCCTTGTCAAGGCGGCCGACGGGTCGATCACGATCCCGGTCCAGGCCGACAAGCCGGACGGCGACGCCGCCGCCAACTGGCTGCCCGCGCCGAAGGGCAATTTCTACGTCATTCTGCGCCTGTATCAGCCGAGCGACGAGATCCTGAACGGATCCTATCCGCTGCCGCAGATGCGGAAGGTGCCATAG
- a CDS encoding LysR family transcriptional regulator, which produces MIFSSDSIELFLAVIDQGSFSAAARVLHRVPSAVSMAIANLEAELGYALFVREARQVRPTPAALALVPHARVIAEQLEQLAAHATELSDGLETRLAIGIAADIDNARLMHTISDVSARHPLLAIEITTAPQDDVVERLRTGRIDLCIAYGGLETSRKEDFHFIGTETLVAVVSTRHGSELVDVETLKLDDLFHHRQILIASTEHPISDFRQLIAGSYWRTDSLATAVNMVKVGLGWANLPLSVATPLAREGSVRILPFSNVANGLKLPLHLRWMKQNPLGMAGQELLEMLKRG; this is translated from the coding sequence ATGATCTTTTCGAGCGACAGCATCGAGCTCTTCCTGGCGGTGATCGACCAGGGCTCGTTCTCCGCCGCGGCGCGCGTGCTGCATCGCGTCCCCTCGGCGGTGAGCATGGCGATTGCCAATCTGGAGGCCGAGCTCGGCTACGCGCTGTTCGTGCGCGAGGCGCGGCAGGTCCGCCCGACGCCGGCGGCGCTGGCGCTGGTGCCGCATGCCCGCGTCATCGCCGAGCAGCTCGAGCAACTCGCCGCCCACGCGACCGAGCTATCGGACGGGCTGGAGACCCGGCTCGCCATCGGGATCGCCGCCGACATCGACAATGCGCGGCTGATGCACACGATCTCGGATGTCTCGGCCCGCCATCCCCTGCTCGCGATCGAGATCACCACCGCGCCGCAGGACGACGTAGTCGAGCGCCTGCGCACCGGCCGGATCGATCTCTGCATCGCCTATGGCGGGCTGGAGACGAGCCGGAAGGAGGATTTTCACTTCATCGGCACGGAGACGCTGGTCGCCGTCGTCTCGACCCGGCACGGCTCGGAGCTCGTCGACGTCGAGACGTTGAAGCTCGACGATCTGTTCCACCACCGGCAGATCCTGATCGCCAGCACCGAGCATCCGATCTCGGATTTCCGCCAGCTGATCGCCGGCTCCTACTGGCGCACCGACAGCCTCGCCACGGCGGTCAACATGGTGAAGGTCGGCCTCGGCTGGGCCAACCTGCCGCTCTCGGTGGCGACGCCGCTCGCGCGCGAAGGCAGCGTCCGCATCCTGCCCTTCTCCAACGTCGCCAACGGCCTGAAACTGCCGCTGCACCTGCGCTGGATGAAGCAGAACCCGCTCGGCATGGCAGGCCAGGAACTGCTGGAGATGCTGAAGCGCGGGTGA
- a CDS encoding outer membrane protein — MKTLGLGIVLALGMAGAAQAADLTAAPPEPVPAPAFSWTGLYLGGHAGYGWGDFTSDPTDAYGGLKPDGFFGGGQVGYNYQFDNRLVLGVEADVSFGSLKDDIDTVIGDPSEAAVEIAYSTKIDTFGTVRGRLGYAADRFLPYVTGGLAWARADLAFSNTITVDGQQLVHNAASNKQTYTGWTIGAGVEYAVTNNITAKLDYLYADLGSRDFDLGTPVQADLKVQTVQVGLNYKF; from the coding sequence ATGAAGACTTTGGGACTGGGTATCGTGTTGGCCCTCGGCATGGCCGGAGCGGCACAGGCGGCGGATCTGACGGCGGCCCCGCCGGAGCCGGTGCCCGCGCCGGCGTTCAGCTGGACCGGCCTCTATCTCGGCGGCCACGCCGGCTATGGCTGGGGCGATTTCACCTCGGATCCGACCGACGCCTATGGCGGCCTGAAGCCGGACGGCTTCTTCGGCGGCGGCCAGGTCGGCTACAATTACCAGTTCGACAACCGCCTCGTGCTCGGCGTCGAGGCCGACGTCTCGTTCGGCAGCCTGAAGGACGACATCGACACCGTCATCGGCGATCCGTCGGAAGCCGCGGTCGAAATCGCCTATTCCACCAAGATCGATACGTTCGGCACGGTGCGCGGCCGGCTCGGCTATGCGGCTGATCGCTTCCTGCCCTATGTGACCGGCGGTCTCGCCTGGGCGCGCGCCGACCTCGCCTTCTCGAACACGATCACGGTCGACGGCCAGCAGCTCGTTCACAATGCCGCCTCGAACAAGCAGACCTACACGGGCTGGACGATCGGCGCCGGCGTCGAATATGCCGTGACCAACAACATCACCGCCAAGCTCGACTATCTCTATGCCGATCTCGGCTCGCGCGATTTCGACCTCGGCACGCCGGTCCAGGCCGATCTCAAGGTCCAGACGGTGCAGGTCGGCCTCAACTACAAGTTCTGA
- a CDS encoding transglycosylase domain-containing protein produces the protein MRLIEIDAFIDSTLYRIWTALKEAAEALSRFARHFRLTGWRRAPIELLGDGLTMATGGAVVMLTLALPAFDATKQDWLAQSDYSVTFLDRYGAEIGKRGVRHSEAVPLEEMPDSLIKATLATEDRRFYTHFGIDIIGTARALMENLRNDAVRQGGSSITQQLAKNLFLSNERTLDRKIKEAFLALYLESNLSKHDILQLYLDRAYMGGGNFGAAAASEFYFGKKVTDINLAEAAMLSGLYKAPARYAPHINLPAARARANDVLTNMVQAGFMTEGQVMGARRKPADVVRKAADTSPDYFLDWAFDEVKKQVPDGDRSLIVRSTVDMNIEKAADEAVENALRESGERYRVSQAAMVVAEPDGAVRALVGGRDYGESQFNRATDALRQPGSSFKPFVYTAAVLHGYTPKSVVLDAPISIGNWSPKNYGGRYMGSIQLTTALIHSLNTVAVRLAGAVGRPTIIDLAHKMGITTNIVNSKSLPLGATDVRVLDMTGAYAVFANGGFKATPYAFTQIVNSQGKVIFDRKRDVGPPERVLDEKTVGAMNYMLGQVPERGTGRAAKLQGIKTAGKTGTTNAYRDAWFMGFTGNYVGGVWFGNDDFTSSNKMTGGSLPAQTWNRVMTYAHNGIELKPIPYIDEPASDGNRPAPAIASTGGADQRPLSLSADTTERLIALEKLFETAPPLKPLNAVSYETDKPLRAAALGDE, from the coding sequence ATTCGGCTGATCGAGATCGACGCCTTCATCGACAGCACGCTCTACCGGATCTGGACGGCGCTCAAGGAAGCCGCCGAGGCGCTGTCGCGCTTCGCCCGCCATTTCCGTCTGACCGGCTGGCGGCGCGCGCCCATCGAACTCCTCGGCGACGGGCTGACCATGGCCACCGGCGGCGCGGTGGTGATGCTGACGCTGGCGCTGCCGGCCTTCGACGCGACCAAGCAGGACTGGCTGGCGCAATCGGACTATTCCGTCACTTTCCTCGACCGCTACGGCGCCGAGATCGGCAAGCGCGGCGTGCGTCATTCCGAGGCGGTGCCGCTGGAGGAAATGCCGGACAGCCTGATCAAGGCGACGCTCGCCACCGAGGACCGGCGCTTCTACACCCATTTCGGCATCGACATCATCGGCACGGCGCGCGCGCTGATGGAAAACCTGCGCAACGACGCGGTGCGTCAGGGCGGCTCGTCGATCACCCAGCAGCTGGCGAAGAACCTGTTCCTGTCGAACGAGCGCACGCTCGACCGCAAGATCAAGGAAGCGTTCCTGGCGCTCTATCTGGAGAGCAACCTCTCCAAGCACGACATCCTGCAGCTCTATCTCGACCGCGCCTATATGGGCGGCGGCAATTTCGGCGCGGCGGCGGCGTCCGAATTCTATTTCGGCAAGAAGGTCACCGACATCAACCTGGCCGAGGCGGCGATGCTGTCCGGGCTCTACAAGGCCCCTGCCCGCTACGCGCCGCACATTAACCTGCCGGCGGCGCGCGCCCGCGCCAACGACGTGCTCACCAACATGGTGCAGGCCGGCTTCATGACCGAGGGCCAGGTGATGGGCGCCCGGCGCAAGCCCGCCGACGTCGTCCGCAAGGCGGCCGACACCTCGCCCGATTATTTCCTCGACTGGGCCTTCGACGAGGTCAAGAAGCAGGTGCCGGACGGCGACCGCAGCCTGATCGTCCGCTCGACCGTCGACATGAACATCGAAAAGGCGGCCGACGAGGCGGTCGAGAATGCGCTGCGCGAGTCCGGCGAGCGCTACCGCGTCAGCCAGGCGGCGATGGTCGTCGCCGAGCCGGACGGTGCGGTGCGGGCGCTGGTCGGCGGCCGCGACTATGGCGAAAGCCAGTTCAACCGCGCCACCGACGCGCTGCGCCAGCCCGGCTCGTCGTTCAAGCCCTTCGTCTACACGGCGGCGGTGCTGCACGGCTATACGCCGAAGAGCGTCGTTCTGGACGCGCCGATCTCGATCGGCAACTGGTCGCCCAAGAACTATGGCGGCCGCTACATGGGCTCGATCCAGCTGACCACGGCGCTGATCCACTCGCTGAACACGGTGGCCGTGCGCCTCGCCGGCGCGGTCGGCCGGCCGACGATCATCGATCTCGCGCACAAGATGGGCATCACCACCAACATCGTGAATTCGAAGTCGCTGCCGCTCGGCGCCACCGATGTGCGCGTGCTCGACATGACCGGCGCCTATGCCGTCTTCGCCAATGGCGGCTTCAAGGCGACGCCCTATGCCTTCACGCAGATCGTCAACAGCCAGGGCAAGGTGATCTTCGACCGCAAGCGCGACGTCGGCCCGCCCGAGCGCGTGCTCGACGAGAAGACCGTCGGCGCCATGAACTACATGCTCGGCCAGGTGCCGGAGCGCGGCACGGGCCGCGCCGCCAAGCTGCAGGGCATCAAGACGGCCGGCAAGACCGGCACCACCAACGCCTATCGCGACGCCTGGTTCATGGGCTTCACCGGCAATTATGTCGGCGGCGTCTGGTTCGGCAATGACGACTTCACCTCGTCGAACAAGATGACGGGCGGCTCGCTGCCGGCGCAGACGTGGAACCGCGTCATGACCTACGCCCATAACGGCATCGAGCTGAAGCCGATCCCGTATATCGACGAGCCGGCCTCCGACGGCAACCGCCCGGCGCCGGCGATCGCCAGCACCGGCGGCGCCGACCAGCGGCCCCTCTCGCTCTCGGCCGACACAACGGAACGGCTGATCGCGCTCGAAAAACTGTTCGAGACGGCACCGCCGCTGAAGCCGCTGAACGCGGTCTCCTACGAGACGGACAAGCCCCTGCGCGCCGCAGCGCTCGGCGACGAATAG
- a CDS encoding PACE efflux transporter, translating to MQGVLRRVVYVSVFEISGTLISAFMLAYLSGSTASHTGPLAIMISTTAVTVNLIYNWLFERWESTQAARSRSLARRILHAVGFQATLVMFLIPLIAWWMQISLLEALLLDAVLIVFFPVYMFVFNWAFDGIFGLPDSVTKGRVGDEAEAAA from the coding sequence GTGCAAGGCGTTCTTCGCAGGGTGGTCTACGTTTCGGTGTTCGAGATTTCCGGGACCCTCATCTCGGCCTTCATGCTGGCCTATCTTTCCGGTTCCACGGCGTCGCACACGGGTCCGCTGGCGATCATGATTTCGACCACCGCGGTGACGGTCAATCTGATCTACAACTGGCTGTTCGAGCGCTGGGAATCGACGCAGGCCGCCCGTTCCCGCTCGCTGGCGCGGCGGATCCTGCATGCCGTCGGCTTCCAGGCGACGCTGGTGATGTTCCTGATCCCGCTGATCGCCTGGTGGATGCAGATCTCGCTCCTCGAGGCGCTGCTGCTCGACGCCGTGCTGATCGTGTTCTTCCCCGTCTACATGTTCGTCTTCAACTGGGCCTTCGACGGGATCTTCGGCCTGCCGGATTCGGTGACCAAGGGCCGTGTCGGGGACGAGGCGGAAGCCGCCGCATGA
- a CDS encoding DUF2161 domain-containing phosphodiesterase: MAETDLYLPLKAFMEGAGYVVKGEVNGCDLVGVREGEPPILVVCEMKLAFNLELVLQGVNRATISDEVWLAARASKGKGREHDARFRNLCRRLGFGLIAVSASGTVDVIIAPFAQAPRRDPKRRSRLLDEHKRRVGDPQIGGGRGKPIMTAYRQDCILCATSLLSGPQSPKQLKTLVERAPTILRSNVYGWFVRESRGIYGLTELGRAAVLPQPD; encoded by the coding sequence GTCGTGAAGGGCGAGGTCAATGGCTGTGACCTGGTCGGCGTCCGGGAGGGCGAGCCGCCCATCCTCGTCGTCTGCGAGATGAAGCTCGCCTTCAACCTCGAGCTGGTCCTGCAGGGCGTCAACCGGGCCACGATCTCGGACGAGGTCTGGCTCGCGGCGCGCGCCTCGAAGGGGAAGGGGCGCGAGCATGACGCGCGGTTCCGCAATCTGTGCCGGCGTCTCGGCTTCGGGCTGATCGCCGTCTCTGCCTCCGGCACGGTCGACGTCATCATTGCGCCCTTCGCGCAAGCGCCGCGCCGCGATCCCAAGCGGCGCTCGCGGCTGCTCGACGAGCACAAGCGCCGGGTCGGCGATCCCCAGATCGGCGGCGGTCGCGGCAAGCCGATCATGACCGCCTACCGGCAGGACTGCATCCTGTGCGCGACGTCGCTGCTTTCCGGGCCGCAAAGCCCGAAGCAGCTGAAGACGCTGGTCGAGCGGGCGCCGACCATCCTGCGCAGCAATGTCTATGGCTGGTTTGTCCGCGAGAGCCGGGGAATCTACGGGCTGACGGAGCTCGGCAGGGCTGCCGTGCTGCCACAGCCGGACTGA
- a CDS encoding cyclic nucleotide-binding/CBS domain-containing protein, with the protein MAFVEELKDSARDRLVSVPEDAPLVEAARRLHAGTDIVVVCAPSGTLAGILTKTDLVGFFVAATRLDEPVREALVARSQVVTCRLDDELHAVWRLMQSRDLKNIPIVDQADRPIGILNARDALNALLLDTEIEERLLRDYVMGLGYR; encoded by the coding sequence TTGGCATTCGTCGAAGAGCTGAAGGACAGCGCGCGCGACCGGCTCGTTTCGGTGCCGGAGGATGCGCCGCTCGTCGAGGCGGCGCGCCGGCTGCACGCCGGAACCGACATCGTCGTCGTCTGCGCGCCGTCCGGCACGCTCGCCGGAATCCTGACCAAGACCGACCTCGTCGGCTTCTTCGTCGCGGCGACGCGGCTGGACGAGCCGGTGCGCGAGGCGCTGGTGGCGCGGTCGCAGGTCGTCACCTGCCGCCTCGACGACGAGCTGCACGCCGTCTGGCGGCTCATGCAGTCGCGCGATCTGAAGAACATTCCGATCGTCGACCAGGCCGACCGCCCGATCGGCATCCTCAACGCCCGCGACGCCCTCAACGCCCTGCTGCTCGACACCGAGATCGAGGAAAGGCTGCTCCGGGATTACGTGATGGGGCTGGGGTATCGGTAG
- a CDS encoding outer membrane protein: MIRHILGLAAATAFGLAGAQAADLTVAPPEPVAAPAFNWTGFYAGVHAGYGWATFDTEMTDIYGEGKGNKPDGFLGGGQLGYNYQLANNVVLGIEADAAFADLKDSGALRISGGGQYFEIGTRSEITALGTVRGRAGYAVDRFLPYVTGGFAWANAKSEVYISSNIPNAPNLVSGDSQIFTGWTVGAGLEYAVTHNLTAKLEYLYADLGSKDFTVNAFNASGPYKADLSSLQTVKFGLNYKF; encoded by the coding sequence ATGATCAGACATATTCTTGGCCTCGCGGCCGCGACGGCCTTCGGGCTGGCCGGCGCACAGGCAGCCGATCTCACCGTCGCGCCGCCCGAGCCCGTCGCCGCGCCGGCCTTCAACTGGACCGGCTTCTATGCCGGCGTCCACGCCGGCTATGGCTGGGCCACGTTCGATACCGAGATGACGGATATCTACGGCGAGGGCAAAGGCAACAAGCCGGACGGCTTCCTCGGCGGCGGCCAGCTCGGCTACAATTACCAACTCGCCAACAACGTCGTGCTCGGCATCGAGGCGGACGCGGCCTTCGCCGACCTGAAGGATAGCGGCGCTCTGCGCATCAGCGGCGGCGGCCAGTACTTTGAAATCGGCACCCGCAGCGAGATCACGGCACTTGGCACGGTTCGCGGGCGCGCCGGCTATGCCGTCGACCGCTTCCTCCCCTATGTGACGGGTGGTTTTGCCTGGGCCAACGCCAAGTCTGAAGTCTACATCAGCAGCAACATTCCGAACGCGCCGAACCTCGTCAGCGGCGACAGCCAGATCTTCACCGGCTGGACGGTCGGCGCCGGCCTCGAATATGCCGTGACCCACAACCTCACCGCCAAGCTCGAATATCTCTATGCCGATCTCGGCTCGAAGGATTTCACCGTCAATGCGTTCAACGCGAGCGGCCCGTACAAGGCCGACCTCTCCTCGCTGCAGACGGTCAAGTTCGGCCTGAACTACAAGTTCTGA
- a CDS encoding DUF1254 domain-containing protein, with protein MPTAAGFVASAFGASVLTVASGAPVRAQAGEEPLGGQPPVGSAPSVRDFDYQIKYHRAFEAVLWNMPAIAIYSFRRSAFDDLGAKDNDIIAYSAPATPKLEALTANSTTPYITAFTDLRKGPAVVEVPAAGPDGSLYGQVVDAWQFTIADVGPAGLDQGKGGRFLFTPPGYSEPIPDGYIHVASPNYRIALAFRSVPAAGKSVADAYAYAKRLRVYFLSEAANPPRQRFIDPIDQRYATLPFYDERHFEDMHAILTVEPVKEQDKVMMGMLVSLGIEKGKPFAPDETTRRAMRQAAIDAWFFLQGWFDEVLARRVYWPDRHYVSLLQADRNRSFTFTYDDRIDLIERAAEYFWCTYMPRTLSDDPATQYLIAMADRNGQRLEAGKLYKLDVPANMPVRQFWALTVYDRATFSFIYSENNRTTLSSYDLDGMKKNADGGVTIYVGPKAPAGLEANWIPTSGKRPMPTMRFYGGTEALNRKTFVLPDFEEVA; from the coding sequence GTGCCGACTGCCGCAGGATTTGTCGCGAGCGCCTTTGGCGCGTCCGTTCTCACGGTCGCCAGCGGCGCGCCGGTTCGGGCGCAGGCGGGCGAGGAGCCGCTGGGCGGGCAACCGCCAGTCGGTTCGGCGCCGTCGGTCAGGGACTTCGATTACCAGATCAAATATCATCGCGCCTTCGAGGCAGTGCTTTGGAACATGCCGGCGATCGCGATCTATTCGTTCCGGCGGTCGGCATTCGACGATCTGGGCGCCAAAGACAACGACATCATCGCCTATTCGGCGCCGGCGACGCCGAAGCTCGAGGCGCTGACGGCGAACAGCACCACGCCCTACATCACCGCCTTCACCGATCTGCGGAAGGGGCCGGCGGTGGTGGAGGTGCCGGCGGCCGGTCCGGACGGCAGCCTCTACGGCCAGGTCGTCGACGCCTGGCAGTTCACGATCGCCGATGTTGGTCCCGCCGGCCTGGATCAGGGCAAGGGTGGCAGGTTTCTCTTCACGCCGCCCGGCTATTCCGAGCCGATCCCGGACGGCTACATCCACGTCGCCTCGCCGAATTACCGCATCGCCCTGGCCTTCCGCTCGGTGCCGGCGGCCGGCAAGTCGGTCGCGGACGCCTATGCCTATGCCAAGCGGCTGCGCGTCTATTTCCTCTCGGAAGCCGCCAACCCGCCCCGGCAGCGCTTCATCGATCCGATCGACCAACGCTACGCCACGCTGCCGTTCTACGACGAACGACATTTCGAGGACATGCACGCGATCCTGACCGTCGAGCCCGTTAAGGAGCAGGACAAGGTCATGATGGGCATGTTGGTGTCGCTCGGCATCGAGAAGGGCAAGCCGTTCGCGCCCGACGAAACCACCAGGCGGGCGATGCGGCAGGCGGCGATCGATGCCTGGTTCTTCCTGCAGGGCTGGTTCGACGAGGTTCTGGCGCGGCGGGTCTACTGGCCCGACCGCCACTATGTCTCGCTGCTGCAGGCCGACCGGAATCGAAGCTTCACTTTCACTTATGACGATCGCATCGACCTGATCGAGCGCGCTGCCGAGTATTTCTGGTGCACCTATATGCCCAGGACGCTCAGCGATGACCCGGCCACCCAGTATCTCATCGCCATGGCCGACAGGAACGGCCAGAGGCTGGAGGCCGGAAAGCTCTACAAGCTCGACGTGCCGGCCAATATGCCGGTCCGGCAATTCTGGGCGCTCACCGTCTACGACCGCGCGACCTTCTCCTTCATCTACAGCGAGAACAATCGGACGACGCTGTCCTCCTATGATCTCGACGGGATGAAGAAGAACGCCGATGGCGGCGTGACGATCTATGTGGGCCCGAAGGCTCCCGCGGGCCTCGAGGCGAACTGGATACCGACCTCCGGCAAGCGGCCGATGCCGACGATGCGGTTCTACGGGGGCACCGAGGCCCTCAACCGCAAGACCTTCGTCCTGCCCGATTTTGAAGAAGTTGCCTGA
- a CDS encoding DJ-1/PfpI family protein, with amino-acid sequence MSDFNIGFVIFPGLTQLDFTGPFEVLSRLATPPSLAVESPFPPSKTHVIAKTMQPVASDRGLAILPSCTFEGSPPLDLICLPGGPGIVEALADAETIDFIRREGARAKYVTSVCMGTFLLGAAGLLAGRRATTHWAYVDLLPLVGARHEKARVVRDGNLFTAGGVTSGIDFALAIVTELAGPEVAKAIQLALEYDPAPPFDAGHPDKASEAAIALMRSRNETAHADIRRALESRSSPASG; translated from the coding sequence ATGTCGGATTTCAACATCGGTTTCGTGATCTTCCCCGGCCTCACGCAACTCGACTTCACCGGCCCGTTCGAAGTCCTGAGCCGGCTTGCAACGCCGCCCTCGCTCGCCGTCGAAAGCCCGTTCCCGCCATCGAAGACCCATGTCATCGCGAAGACGATGCAGCCGGTTGCGAGCGACCGCGGCCTCGCCATCCTGCCGAGCTGCACCTTCGAGGGCTCTCCCCCGCTCGACCTGATCTGCCTGCCCGGTGGCCCCGGCATCGTCGAGGCGCTCGCCGACGCCGAGACGATCGACTTCATCCGCCGCGAGGGCGCGCGCGCGAAATATGTCACCTCCGTCTGCATGGGCACCTTCCTGCTCGGCGCGGCCGGGTTGCTCGCGGGGCGCCGCGCCACGACGCACTGGGCCTATGTCGACCTCCTGCCCCTCGTCGGCGCCCGGCATGAGAAGGCGCGCGTCGTGCGCGACGGCAATCTCTTCACCGCGGGCGGCGTCACCTCGGGCATCGACTTCGCCCTCGCGATCGTCACCGAGCTGGCGGGGCCGGAGGTGGCAAAGGCGATCCAGCTCGCGCTCGAATACGACCCCGCGCCGCCCTTCGACGCCGGCCATCCCGACAAGGCGTCCGAGGCGGCGATCGCCCTCATGCGGAGCCGCAACGAAACGGCCCATGCGGACATAAGGCGGGCGCTGGAAAGCCGGTCATCGCCGGCATCCGGCTAG
- a CDS encoding serine hydrolase, translated as MTDAPPSASRDKRAARLDAVIDEAIRNEVIVGAVVLVAEEGETVYRRTAGYADREAGRRTAEDTIFRLASVTKPLVAAAALSLAEAGVLGLDDPVTRFLPDFRPKLADGSEPVITLRHLLTHTSGLIYGYDKSAGISEGLDQPGRGMAENLAKIAAQPLAFAPGSSWAYSVGIDVLGAVLEKATGLGLPEIIARRVTVPLGLADTAFLPTDRARLATAYADGDPRPTPMAAHQPVAGKAGTLTFAPDRNFDPASFPSGGAGMFGTAGDILAFLEAMRRGGAPILSTESLKLLATNAIGAFDTTVPGRGFSLGWSITYDPAANASPFSPGTWQWGGVYGHSWFVDPVRKLSVVSFSNTAVAGVNGPYPDAIRAAVYG; from the coding sequence ATGACCGACGCCCCTCCCTCCGCCAGCCGCGACAAGCGCGCCGCCCGGCTCGACGCCGTCATCGACGAGGCGATCCGCAACGAGGTGATCGTCGGCGCCGTGGTGCTGGTGGCGGAGGAAGGCGAGACCGTCTACCGGCGCACCGCCGGCTATGCCGATCGCGAGGCCGGGCGCCGCACCGCCGAGGACACGATCTTCCGCCTCGCCTCGGTCACCAAGCCGCTCGTCGCCGCCGCCGCCCTGTCGCTGGCCGAAGCCGGCGTTCTCGGCCTCGACGATCCGGTGACGCGCTTCCTGCCGGATTTCCGCCCGAAGCTCGCCGATGGCAGCGAACCCGTCATCACCCTTCGTCACCTGCTCACCCACACGAGCGGACTGATCTACGGCTATGACAAGTCGGCCGGCATCTCGGAAGGGTTGGACCAGCCGGGGCGCGGCATGGCGGAGAACCTGGCGAAGATCGCGGCGCAGCCGCTCGCCTTCGCGCCGGGATCGTCCTGGGCCTATTCGGTCGGCATCGACGTGCTCGGCGCGGTGCTGGAAAAGGCGACCGGCCTCGGCCTGCCCGAGATCATCGCCCGGCGCGTTACCGTGCCGCTCGGCCTCGCCGACACGGCCTTCCTGCCGACCGATCGCGCCCGGCTCGCCACGGCCTATGCCGATGGCGACCCGCGCCCGACGCCGATGGCGGCGCACCAGCCCGTCGCGGGCAAGGCCGGCACGCTCACTTTCGCGCCCGACCGCAATTTCGATCCCGCCTCGTTCCCGTCCGGCGGCGCCGGCATGTTCGGTACGGCCGGCGATATCCTCGCCTTCCTGGAGGCGATGCGGCGCGGCGGCGCGCCGATCCTCTCCACCGAAAGCCTGAAGCTGCTTGCGACGAACGCGATCGGCGCCTTCGACACGACGGTTCCCGGTCGCGGCTTCAGCCTCGGCTGGTCGATCACCTATGATCCCGCCGCCAACGCCTCGCCGTTCTCGCCCGGCACCTGGCAATGGGGCGGCGTCTACGGCCATTCCTGGTTCGTCGACCCCGTGCGCAAGCTTTCGGTCGTCTCGTTCTCGAACACCGCCGTCGCCGGCGTCAACGGCCCCTACCCCGACGCCATCCGCGCTGCCGTCTACGGCTGA